The Candidatus Syntrophosphaera sp. genome includes a region encoding these proteins:
- a CDS encoding IS256 family transposase, translated as MNKQRVDRALISIISEAYFAGVSTRRMNQLFVDLGLSNIDRSFVSRCAKQIDAEVEVWKNRELDNRYAYIWLDAIYTKIRTEKGVRPTAVLIAIGLKEDGHRDVLGLHLGNRESYYNWKDFLQSLKERGLKRSELWISDEHDGLIKSIEECFPGQLRQRCIVHWMRNAQSKVSKTDLLWLLPLLKDLVGSRTRESFELAWRHLCSVVEAKGKDKLGSWLDDTYHEISVYLEFPTGHWSRIKSTNPLERLNEELRRREKSIRIFPDEKSCMRLLGAILQGYSEDWTSGRIYLSEPLEKIREIQKRSIPVESQQGSC; from the coding sequence GTGAACAAGCAGCGGGTTGACCGGGCCTTGATCAGCATCATCAGCGAGGCCTATTTTGCCGGTGTCTCAACCCGCAGGATGAATCAGCTGTTCGTTGATCTGGGGCTTTCAAACATTGATCGCAGCTTTGTAAGCCGTTGCGCAAAGCAGATCGACGCGGAAGTGGAAGTTTGGAAGAACAGGGAATTGGACAATCGGTATGCCTATATCTGGCTTGACGCGATCTACACCAAGATCCGGACAGAGAAGGGTGTGCGGCCGACAGCGGTATTGATTGCCATTGGTCTGAAGGAAGACGGCCATCGTGATGTTTTGGGTCTTCACTTGGGGAACCGTGAAAGTTACTACAACTGGAAGGACTTCCTGCAAAGCCTCAAAGAGCGTGGTTTGAAGCGTAGCGAGCTCTGGATCAGTGACGAGCATGACGGCCTGATCAAGTCGATAGAAGAGTGTTTTCCCGGCCAGCTCAGGCAACGTTGTATCGTCCACTGGATGCGCAATGCCCAGAGCAAGGTGTCAAAGACCGATCTATTATGGTTGTTGCCGCTCCTGAAAGACCTGGTGGGCTCAAGAACGAGGGAATCGTTTGAACTTGCCTGGAGGCATTTGTGCAGCGTGGTCGAAGCCAAAGGGAAAGATAAGCTTGGGAGTTGGCTGGACGACACTTATCATGAGATTTCCGTGTATCTGGAGTTCCCCACCGGCCACTGGAGCAGGATAAAGTCCACCAACCCGCTTGAAAGGCTCAATGAAGAGCTCCGGCGCAGGGAAAAGAGCATCCGTATCTTTCCCGACGAAAAGAGCTGCATGCGCCTTCTGGGCGCTATCCTGCAAGGGTATTCTGAAGATTGGACCAGTGGCAGGATCTATCTGTCAGAGCCCTTGGAAAAGATCAGGGAAATCCAGAAAAGATCGATACCGGTCGAGTCGCAGCAAGGTAGCTGTTGA
- a CDS encoding T9SS type A sorting domain-containing protein, with translation MSALRITTGQKYKLGDQKNDQNQTRPFYPPPRYGAIVKMALLICLFAALCGVCFAYDLYVNSEANENGADGSEEHPYINIQDAINHAFDDTLPINLPSPSVVINVYTNASGYQENLNLNYMGSNGPHLVSDIIIQSTNNDPEDCAIIAYDSSDPVITLKGTTSSLFKLQGFEIKHSAMVNGVVNRGIFLTLPSGNYGYFNILDINNCIFDNNHLSLEIDSHMFTVNQLKVINSTFSITQHYTSQSYGIKADFAGHGSNVYISGNEFIRNNPNTLESTSVALGSGVANIELYDNLFDNTHIGSTGAGVGYFIHQDVVIRNNRFQDAGIYLARAFGNWLIEQNKFVGLSSAGDRSAITLRGGISSSSYLCSINENTFYNCFQPLEIKFEGNLYLSEYIIAVLSNNSFINCGGVLTLQRLSNMQAASNSVSLYRDNLYYGTSNAPFIVIDEDDNPLVLMGDNRIPVSYSHFSTTLTPTQTSSLILDNTSVSYGNPYITIDESTHSYTLNWDEVIRSPLIMTGYGGIVSPSRYDRLDIGAVQYDEQAHEFINYSFPAYSDRNGLKWMSYPTLDRIWNPATNDPDVAGVFFNPIMNNMVLHDITWKVKDDPQQDIHYSEQLLDWVGDQSHNITPQQGYKIQMAQGLQTPVNIDFPGIIPDVSQYPITIKALPAAKNDPYNQYNDNWLGYFHAETANAEDAFASIIDDLWYIQTQNWTMVREKVMPGSPWIYAMQTGQKPTLSYGDMVIIKCFNDAQFTWNTGADNQIPVEKELTSHYIYTEKADYVPFYVELDADDLPSEVALYVDDVCKGATVVCDSLVEIPGYILDGTDPNAEVEILAYYENKAAVDKVQSYRVWNPGSGAYDNKPLKLNSTDHYYKLKLDKGSDEVPAISEPAISIYPNPFNPSTTIKFGLAEPSDIKLEIYNQKGQLVKCLAQGRADSGWSSIIWNGTDSHNRKVASGLYYSKLSYDGKSITKKMVLMK, from the coding sequence TTGTCTGCATTAAGAATTACCACAGGTCAAAAATATAAATTAGGAGATCAAAAAAATGATCAAAATCAGACGAGACCTTTTTACCCCCCCCCCCGTTACGGAGCTATTGTTAAAATGGCTCTGCTGATATGTCTCTTTGCTGCACTATGTGGAGTGTGCTTTGCCTATGATTTGTATGTTAATTCCGAAGCAAACGAAAATGGAGCCGATGGATCAGAAGAACACCCGTACATAAACATACAAGATGCTATCAATCATGCTTTCGATGATACATTGCCCATCAATCTACCGAGTCCAAGTGTTGTTATCAATGTTTACACTAATGCATCAGGCTACCAAGAGAACCTAAATCTCAATTACATGGGTAGTAATGGTCCTCATCTAGTATCAGACATAATCATCCAAAGCACAAACAATGATCCTGAGGATTGTGCAATAATAGCTTACGATTCATCTGATCCGGTTATAACCCTGAAAGGAACGACGAGTAGTTTATTTAAGCTTCAAGGATTCGAAATAAAACACTCTGCCATGGTTAATGGTGTTGTAAATCGTGGCATTTTTCTTACTTTACCATCAGGAAATTATGGGTACTTTAACATACTCGATATCAACAATTGTATATTTGACAACAATCATTTGTCATTAGAAATTGATTCTCATATGTTTACGGTAAACCAGTTAAAGGTGATTAATTCCACCTTTAGCATAACGCAGCACTATACATCTCAATCTTATGGTATAAAAGCTGATTTTGCGGGCCATGGAAGTAACGTTTATATCAGCGGGAATGAATTTATACGCAATAATCCTAACACCTTGGAAAGTACATCTGTTGCTCTTGGAAGTGGTGTCGCAAACATAGAGCTATACGATAATCTATTTGATAATACACATATTGGATCAACTGGTGCCGGGGTAGGCTATTTTATTCATCAGGATGTCGTTATTCGAAACAATAGATTTCAAGACGCAGGAATATATCTTGCAAGAGCCTTTGGTAATTGGTTGATTGAACAAAACAAATTCGTTGGGTTATCTTCAGCAGGAGATAGAAGCGCAATAACGTTGCGTGGAGGCATATCCTCATCTTCATATTTATGTTCTATAAATGAGAATACATTTTATAACTGCTTTCAACCTTTAGAAATAAAGTTCGAAGGTAATCTCTATCTATCTGAATATATTATTGCCGTTTTAAGCAATAACAGCTTTATTAACTGCGGAGGAGTCCTGACCTTACAACGTCTATCCAATATGCAAGCTGCGTCAAACTCAGTTTCGTTGTATCGTGACAATCTCTATTATGGTACCTCGAATGCACCGTTTATAGTCATCGATGAAGACGATAATCCCCTTGTACTTATGGGGGATAACCGGATTCCTGTATCTTATTCGCATTTTAGTACTACATTAACTCCAACCCAAACGAGTTCATTAATATTAGACAACACAAGTGTCTCATACGGTAATCCATATATTACTATTGACGAATCTACCCATTCTTACACCCTGAATTGGGATGAGGTTATTCGAAGCCCTCTGATTATGACTGGGTACGGCGGAATTGTAAGTCCTTCCAGATATGATAGATTAGACATCGGTGCGGTGCAGTATGACGAACAAGCACACGAATTCATCAACTATTCCTTCCCCGCATACTCAGATAGAAATGGTCTCAAATGGATGAGCTACCCCACTTTGGATAGAATCTGGAATCCGGCTACCAATGATCCGGATGTTGCGGGCGTGTTCTTTAATCCGATAATGAACAATATGGTTTTACATGACATCACTTGGAAAGTAAAGGATGACCCTCAACAAGATATCCACTATTCTGAGCAGTTACTTGACTGGGTTGGTGATCAGTCTCATAATATAACTCCCCAGCAGGGTTATAAGATCCAAATGGCTCAGGGGCTTCAAACACCGGTTAACATTGATTTCCCGGGAATCATCCCAGACGTATCCCAATATCCTATCACAATTAAAGCTCTACCTGCAGCTAAAAATGATCCCTACAATCAGTATAATGATAATTGGCTTGGATACTTCCATGCAGAAACAGCTAATGCGGAAGATGCATTTGCCAGCATTATTGATGATCTGTGGTATATTCAGACTCAGAACTGGACCATGGTCAGAGAGAAAGTAATGCCCGGAAGCCCTTGGATATATGCCATGCAGACAGGTCAAAAACCAACCCTGAGCTATGGGGATATGGTAATCATAAAGTGCTTCAATGATGCTCAGTTTACCTGGAACACAGGCGCAGATAATCAGATACCCGTCGAAAAGGAGCTGACCAGCCACTATATCTACACTGAAAAGGCAGATTATGTACCTTTCTATGTGGAGTTGGATGCAGATGACTTGCCAAGTGAAGTAGCTCTGTATGTAGATGATGTATGTAAAGGTGCTACGGTGGTCTGTGACAGCTTGGTGGAAATCCCCGGGTACATATTGGACGGCACTGATCCCAATGCCGAAGTGGAGATACTAGCGTATTACGAGAACAAAGCCGCAGTGGACAAGGTTCAGTCCTATAGGGTATGGAATCCTGGAAGCGGAGCTTATGATAACAAGCCATTGAAACTCAATAGCACGGATCACTATTATAAGCTGAAGCTGGATAAGGGCAGCGATGAAGTTCCGGCTATTTCAGAACCTGCCATCAGCATCTACCCAAATCCATTCAATCCCAGCACAACTATCAAATTCGGCCTGGCTGAGCCATCAGACATCAAACTGGAGATATATAACCAAAAAGGACAATTGGTGAAGTGCCTTGCTCAGGGCAGGGCTGATTCCGGCTGGAGCAGCATAATCTGGAATGGTACCGACAGCCATAATCGTAAGGTGGCAAGCGGTTTGTATTACAGCAAGTTAAGCTATGATGGCAAGAGTATAACCAAGAAAATGGTCTTGATGAAATAG
- a CDS encoding DUF1565 domain-containing protein: MKTSKQLILIASLMSVASLGFAATLGVSPDGSQPFNTIQSAVDASAHGDTILVYPGRYIENVDYVGKNITIASLELITDNPAYRDSTIIDGNQSGSAIKSILGVNDASIYGLTLTNGSGSPLTYYNGAPVNIGGGIVIFNAAAFEITNCVIEGNNAFNGGGIFVYQGTIHAAGTQIKGNYASGGGGILMDYYGQVIFDQDNRCSVYDNTAGYAQDIIAANSRLETSIYLDMGTLCPTSDYYIYYSKSVPDWPGGFPVIDIQRGYRTEVNHDLYVSPHGNDDNDGLSISAPIKTICKALQTVESDSLNPKTIHLTRGVYSTDDGQFFPINLKPNVYLIGDSLSYPVLENLEYQFTVNVSSASGCRVENLEIEFGDNNTFPGAIGGGKFTDVIIKNIIINPFSLASLECVSFVTNNYHPTNYTLENVTIKGQSSNDQSGFYNNMPDAVIRNLTIEGCHNTGSELDSPRATFYFYGNKLTLANSKIINNTMAYGGTPLVSIGAAHFNSDSRLIMNNVLIANNQSGGYVPVFIASFTDSTSVISNCTFANNSGSNVANILNGNLRVANCIFDNDLPVEILCQGTYPNTVSHVSFENNFIRGYPDSFATSAVNDITFNDVVLTGDPGFCGSNAADFMSYRLGNNSICTDAGTPDSTGLFLQELDLYGNQRIYGTAIDIGCNEWNYPVALQDPINPAAMPVSVYPNPFSHEISIGYSIAKSSQVAISIFNLKGQLVRTLCKGSQNKGEQALTWEGFDDSGRNMGAGIYLLQIKLDGKTQRVMKLVKL; this comes from the coding sequence ATGAAAACAAGCAAGCAACTCATACTGATAGCGTCCCTTATGAGCGTTGCCTCATTGGGCTTTGCCGCCACGCTGGGAGTATCCCCGGATGGCAGCCAGCCCTTCAATACTATCCAGTCAGCAGTGGATGCCTCTGCTCATGGGGACACGATATTGGTTTATCCCGGCAGATACATTGAAAACGTGGATTACGTGGGGAAGAATATTACTATAGCCAGCTTGGAACTAATCACCGATAATCCTGCCTATCGGGACAGCACGATAATTGATGGAAATCAAAGCGGTTCAGCTATAAAATCAATACTAGGCGTAAATGATGCCAGTATATATGGACTTACCCTAACTAATGGATCGGGTTCACCCCTTACATATTACAATGGAGCTCCGGTAAATATCGGCGGTGGTATTGTGATTTTTAATGCCGCAGCATTTGAAATAACCAATTGCGTTATAGAGGGAAACAATGCTTTTAATGGAGGTGGGATTTTTGTTTACCAAGGCACAATCCATGCTGCTGGAACTCAAATCAAAGGTAATTATGCGTCAGGTGGTGGTGGTATATTAATGGACTATTATGGGCAGGTAATTTTTGACCAGGATAACCGGTGCAGTGTGTATGATAATACTGCAGGTTACGCTCAAGATATCATCGCTGCTAACTCCAGACTTGAGACCAGTATCTATCTGGACATGGGAACTTTATGCCCTACCTCCGATTACTACATATATTATTCAAAAAGTGTTCCCGATTGGCCGGGTGGATTCCCTGTTATTGACATCCAACGAGGCTATAGAACTGAGGTTAATCACGATCTATATGTTTCGCCCCACGGTAATGATGACAATGATGGTTTGAGTATTTCCGCTCCTATTAAAACAATCTGCAAAGCTCTGCAGACGGTAGAATCGGATAGTTTGAATCCCAAAACCATACACTTAACCAGAGGAGTATATTCAACAGATGATGGGCAGTTTTTCCCTATTAACCTGAAACCTAATGTGTATCTGATTGGAGATTCATTATCATACCCAGTACTCGAAAACCTTGAATATCAGTTTACTGTTAATGTTTCCTCTGCATCGGGATGTAGAGTGGAGAACCTGGAAATTGAGTTTGGTGATAATAATACATTTCCAGGTGCTATAGGTGGCGGTAAATTCACCGATGTTATTATAAAGAATATCATAATCAACCCCTTCTCATTAGCGTCGTTAGAATGTGTTTCATTTGTCACAAACAACTATCATCCTACCAACTATACTCTTGAGAATGTAACGATCAAGGGGCAGAGCTCAAATGACCAGAGTGGGTTTTATAATAATATGCCAGACGCGGTGATCAGGAATTTAACCATAGAAGGGTGCCACAATACCGGTAGTGAGTTAGATAGCCCCCGGGCAACGTTTTACTTTTATGGCAACAAACTAACTCTGGCAAACTCGAAGATCATCAATAATACTATGGCTTATGGGGGCACGCCCTTGGTTAGTATCGGAGCAGCACATTTTAATTCCGATAGTCGCCTGATAATGAATAACGTTCTGATTGCCAACAACCAAAGTGGCGGGTATGTTCCCGTGTTCATTGCTTCCTTTACCGATTCAACCTCTGTTATCAGCAACTGCACTTTTGCCAATAACAGCGGGAGCAACGTTGCTAACATCCTTAATGGTAATCTGCGGGTAGCCAATTGCATCTTCGATAATGATCTCCCGGTAGAGATACTCTGCCAGGGCACCTATCCCAACACAGTGTCGCATGTGAGTTTTGAGAATAATTTCATCAGGGGCTATCCTGATAGCTTTGCCACTTCGGCAGTGAATGACATCACTTTCAATGATGTGGTCCTGACCGGCGATCCGGGATTCTGCGGCAGCAATGCCGCTGATTTCATGTCCTACCGTCTGGGCAACAATTCCATTTGCACAGATGCCGGCACTCCCGATTCCACAGGCTTGTTCCTTCAGGAACTGGATCTATATGGCAATCAACGAATATACGGCACGGCGATAGATATCGGCTGCAATGAATGGAACTATCCGGTTGCCTTACAGGATCCAATAAATCCGGCAGCGATGCCTGTTAGCGTATATCCCAATCCCTTCTCTCATGAAATCAGCATTGGGTATTCAATTGCCAAATCCTCCCAGGTGGCGATAAGTATCTTTAACCTGAAAGGGCAATTGGTGCGAACCTTGTGCAAGGGCAGCCAAAACAAAGGTGAACAAGCCCTGACATGGGAAGGCTTTGATGATAGTGGACGAAATATGGGCGCAGGTATCTATCTGCTGCAGATAAAGCTGGATGGCAAGACTCAGAGGGTAATGAAGCTGGTGAAGTTGTGA
- a CDS encoding RNA-binding protein translates to MRIDLLLNKLCLTKTRSIAKTACDKGLVSINGKTAKASSEIRDGDIVHMKLYGFDHELRIDRVPTGNVAKKDATLYYTLLSRKEIAS, encoded by the coding sequence ATGCGCATCGACCTGCTCCTCAACAAACTCTGCCTGACCAAGACCCGCAGCATCGCCAAAACCGCCTGCGACAAAGGGTTGGTGAGCATTAACGGTAAAACGGCCAAGGCCTCGTCCGAGATCAGGGATGGGGACATCGTTCATATGAAGCTCTACGGTTTTGACCACGAACTCCGGATCGACCGCGTCCCCACTGGCAATGTGGCCAAGAAGGACGCCACCCTGTATTATACTTTGCTGAGTCGCAAGGAGATAGCTTCCTGA
- a CDS encoding acetate kinase, which yields MKILVLNCGSSSIKYQFIDIETRNVLAEGIAEKIGEDIALFTYKSEKFTKKKREMVIENHEQGLQLILDSLLDKVNGVIGDKSEIDAVGHRLVHAGEHYSDAVVVTDHVVDVMRECISLAPLHNPANLKGIEAVKASMPEVPQCGLFDTAFHQTMPTHSYLYPLPLDFYSTHKIRRYGFHGTSHKYVSMRAAEFLGRDISGLKIITCHLGNGASITAIDGGKSIDTSMGLTPLEGLMMGTRCGDIDPALPIHMQQHLGLSVDEVNGILNKKSGMLGLSQISNDMREIEDQILLHNNPLAIQAFDVYCYRIKKYIGSYFAAMNGLDVLIFTGGVGENMPIMRQQVCSDMEALGIKLDDEANAKFTSEIEDLTGDGSRVKVLKIPTNEELMIALETQRLLSS from the coding sequence ATGAAGATTTTAGTGCTCAATTGCGGCAGTTCATCGATCAAATACCAGTTTATCGATATCGAGACCCGGAACGTTCTGGCTGAAGGCATCGCCGAAAAGATCGGCGAGGACATCGCGCTGTTCACCTACAAAAGCGAGAAATTCACCAAAAAGAAGCGCGAAATGGTGATCGAGAACCATGAACAGGGTCTGCAGCTGATCCTGGATTCGCTGCTGGACAAGGTCAACGGCGTGATCGGCGACAAGAGCGAGATCGACGCGGTCGGGCACCGCCTTGTGCATGCCGGGGAGCACTATTCGGACGCCGTGGTGGTAACGGACCACGTGGTGGACGTGATGCGCGAATGCATCTCCCTGGCGCCTTTGCACAACCCTGCCAACCTCAAAGGCATCGAGGCCGTCAAGGCCAGCATGCCTGAGGTTCCCCAGTGCGGATTGTTCGACACCGCCTTCCACCAAACGATGCCCACCCACTCCTACCTCTATCCGCTTCCTTTGGATTTTTACAGCACTCACAAGATCCGCCGCTATGGCTTCCACGGCACATCGCACAAATACGTGAGCATGCGGGCCGCGGAGTTTCTGGGCCGCGACATTTCCGGGCTGAAGATCATCACCTGCCATCTGGGAAACGGCGCTTCCATCACCGCGATCGACGGCGGCAAGTCCATCGACACTTCGATGGGCCTGACCCCGCTGGAAGGTTTGATGATGGGCACCCGCTGCGGTGACATCGACCCTGCTTTGCCGATCCACATGCAACAGCATCTGGGGCTTAGCGTCGATGAGGTGAACGGCATATTGAACAAGAAAAGCGGGATGCTGGGCCTCTCCCAGATCTCCAACGACATGCGCGAGATCGAGGATCAGATCCTGCTGCACAACAATCCGCTGGCCATCCAGGCCTTCGACGTATATTGCTACCGGATAAAGAAATACATCGGTTCCTACTTCGCCGCCATGAACGGGCTGGACGTGCTGATCTTCACCGGCGGGGTGGGTGAGAACATGCCCATCATGCGCCAGCAGGTCTGCTCTGATATGGAAGCCCTGGGAATCAAACTCGATGATGAGGCCAACGCCAAGTTCACCAGCGAGATAGAAGACCTCACCGGGGACGGTTCGCGCGTCAAAGTGCTCAAGATCCCCACCAACGAAGAACTGATGATTGCCCTCGAGACGCAGCGCCTGCTATCCAGCTAA